From the Lolium rigidum isolate FL_2022 chromosome 2, APGP_CSIRO_Lrig_0.1, whole genome shotgun sequence genome, one window contains:
- the LOC124688055 gene encoding 2-C-methyl-D-erythritol 2,4-cyclodiphosphate synthase, chloroplastic, giving the protein MASASSLFLASPIAAAPRTRTNATPSPLPPARPSLRLRQQPLAVAAALQAEHQPAVAAAPKPKPPALPFRVGHGFDLHRLEPGLPLIIGGINVPHDRGCEAHSDGDVLLHCVVDAILGALGLPDIGQIFPDTDPRWKGAESSVFMREAVKLMHEAGYELGNLDATLILQKPKLSPLKETIRSNLCDLLGADPSVVNLKAKTHEKVDSLGENRSIAAHTVVLLMRK; this is encoded by the exons atggcctccgcctcctccctcttcctcgCCTCCCCCATCGCCGCCGCGCCAAGGACCCGCACCAACGCCACCCCCTCCCCGCTTCCCCCCGCTCGGCCGTCCCTGCGCCTCCGGCAGCAGCCACTGGCGGTCGCGGCCGCGCTCCAGGCGGAGCACCAGCCGGCCGTGGCCGCGGCGCCGAAGCCGAAACCGCCGGCCCTCCCGTTCCGCGTCGGCCACGGCTTCGACCTCCACCGCCTCGAGCCGGGCCTCCCGCTCATCATCGGCGGCATCAACGTCCCCCACGACCGCGGCTGCGAAGCCCACTCCGACG GCGACGTGCTGCTGCACTGTGTCGTGGACGCGATTCTTGGCGCCCTGGGGCTGCCGGACATCGGCCAGATCTTCCCGGACACCGACCCCCGGTGGAAGGGCGCCGAGTCCTCGGTCTTCATGAGGGAAGCT GTAAAGCTAATGCATGAAGCAGGCTATGAGCTTGGAAACCTTGACGCTACACTGATCTTGCAAAAGCCCAAACTTAGCCCACTCAAGGAGACAATCCGATCTAACTTGTGTGACCTACTCGGGGCGGACCCATCTGTTGTCAATCTGAAGGCAAAGACGCATGAGAAAGTGGACAGTCTAGGAGAAAACAGGAGTATAGCTGCCCATACCGTAGTTCTCCTGATGCGGAAGTAG
- the LOC124692896 gene encoding protein REVEILLE 6-like gives MVSANPPPAQLLAEADDASKKVRKPYTITKSRESWTEQEHDKFLEALQLFDRDWKKIEAFVGSKTVIQIRSHAQKYFLKVQKNGTSEHVPPPRPKRKAAHPYPQKASKNELAYALKTDPSSMLRNSGMNVAVSSWTHSSIPPIVASSLVKDLGAGSMDANMFCSSSNEGPPRAWQPGETNDQLNQVPPLRIMPDFAQVYSFLGSVFDPSTKGHLQKLKEMNPIDVETALLLMRNLSINLTSPDFEDQRKLLSSYNSTSEELDLGSSRSSLLADSALSLY, from the exons ATGGTCTCCGCGAacccgccgccggcgcagctgctggccgaGGCGGACGACGCCAGCAAGAAGGTGCGGAAGCCCTACACCATCACCAAGTCGCGCGAGAGCTGGACGGAGCAGGAGCACGACAAGTTCCTCGAGGCGCTCCAGCT CTTTGACCGTGACTGGAAAAAGATAGAAGCCTTTGTTGGTTCCAAGACTGTCATCCAG ATAAGGAGCCATGCGCAGAAGTATTTTCTCAAGGTTCAGAAAAATGGAACCAGCGAACATGTCCCTCCTCCACGACCAAAGCGCAAAGCTGCTCATCCATACCCTCAGAAGGCCTCCAAAAATG AACTAGCATATGCCCTCAAGACAGATCCATCTTCCATGCTTAGGAACTCAGGGATGAATGTGGCTGTTTCTTCATGGACCCACAGTTCCATCCCGCCGATTGTCGCGTCATCTCTGGTGAAAG ATTTAGGTGCTGGGTCTATGGATGCAAACATGTTTTGCTCAAGCAGTAATGAAGGCCCTCCAAGGGCATGGCAACCTGGTGAAACCAATGATCAGCTAAATCAAGTTCCACCACTCCGCA TTATGCCAGATTTTGCACAAGTATACAGCTTCTTAGGCAGTGTTTTCGATCCAAGCACAAAGGGTCATTTGCAGAAACTTAAGGAGATGAATCCAATTGATGTTGAAACG GCACTGTTGCTGATGAGAAATCTCTCCATCAACTTGACTAGTCCCGATTTTGAAGATCAA AGGAAGTTACTGTCTTCGTACAATTCCACCTCTGAGGAGCTTGACCTAGGGAGCTCCAGAAGTTCTCTTCTAGCTGATAGTGCATTGAGCCTTTATTGA